Below is a genomic region from Abyssisolibacter fermentans.
TTGTTTAGTATTAAACACAGAACCATATGGTGGACCAATAATCAATACTTGGTTTGATAGACCATTATCATTAGCGGGAAGAGTTGCTTTAAAGAGTGATGATATTTTAAATCCAGAATATAGATTTATTGATTTTAGAAGACCATTATTAATGATACCTAATTTAGCAATACATTTTAATAGAAAGGTTAATGAGGGAGTTGCAATAAATCCACAAAAAGAATTAATACCTATATTAAGTATGATAGATGATGAATTAAATAAAGATGACTACTTATTAAAAATGATAGCAGAAGAACTTACTGTGGACGTTCAAGATATATTAGATGTTGAATTATTGACATATGAGTTTGAAAAGGGTTGTTTATTAGGCGCAAATGAAGAATTTATATCATGTGGTAGATTAGATGATTTGGCCATGGTACATGCGGGGCTAGAAGCTTTAGTTAATAGTAAACCTTCCAGAGCAACAAATGTATTAGTATGTTTTGATAATGAAGAAATAGGAAGCTCTACAAGACAAGGAGCAAATTCTCCATTACTAAGGAATTTATTAGAGAGAATTACTCTTGAGCTTGGTAAAAGCAAAGTTGAGTATTTAAGATGCATAGAAAATTCATTCTTGATATCTTCTGACATGGCACAAGCTGTACATCCAAATTATGCAGAGAAATATGATCCAAGCGCACAATGTATAATCAACAAAGGTCCGACTGTTAAAATTAGTGCAAAATACAGTTATTCAAGTGATGGTGACACAATATCAGTTTTCGAACAGCTTTGCAAAAAAGCTCAAGTTCCATGTCAAAAGTTTGTTAATCGTTCAGATGAGCGTGGTGGAATGACTATAGGACCTATTACTGCAAGTAATCTAGGTATTAGAATTGTAGACGTTGGGAATCCTATGTTAGCAATGCATTCTATTAGAGAATTTGCAGGTGTATATGATCATTACTATATAAAAGAGGTATTTAAAGAATTCTATAATCTATAGAGAAATATTTGGGGTGTAAGAATGAAGTATAAGCTTATATCTATTGATTTAGATGGAACATTGTTAAATGATAAAAAGGAAATATCTCAAGAAGATATTGATACTTTACAAAAGCTATCAGACTTAGGAATTGAAATTATTGTAGCAACAGGTAGGAGTTATTGGTCTGCAAAGCAATTTTTAAAAAATAGTGTGTTAGAATCTGTTATTATGGCCAATAATGGTAATATAGTTAGGAATATAATAAATGATGAAGTGATTTTATCTAAATATTTACCAAATGAAGATTTTTACTCATTATTAAAAGAAGGGCGTAAAATGGATTTGTATCCTATTATACACGCTGATCATTATCAAGAAGGCTATGATTTAATAATTGAATTAGATAAGAATCATTTAAAGTATTCAAATTACTTGAATAGTACTATTGATAGGTATAAAAAAATAGAAAATGCTTTAAATTATAATAGTGGTAGAATTTTATCTGTATGCTATTTGTCTAGTGTTGATGTGTTAGAAAAATTTCATAATATTCTTATTAATAAATATAGTGGGTTATATGCTTGTCATATATTAAAAACACTCACAAAAGTTGGACCAATGCTGGAAGTAATGAATCCTAATGGATCCAAGTGGAATTCAATAAAAGAATATGCTTTAACAAAAGGTATAAAAAGTGATGAAATCATTTCTATAGGTGACGATACTAATGATTTATGTATGATAAAAGAAGCAGGTCTGGGAATAGCTATGAAAAATGCACATGATGATATAAAAAAATATGCAGATAAAATTTCTGGTAAGACGAATAATGAATGTGGAGTTAGTGCTGTTTTAACAGAAATATTTGGATTCTAATTGGACATATTTATGGAAATTTGATATTATAAGCAAGTGAGTAATTATGTGAAGATGAAGGAGAGAAAACAATGGACAAAAATAAGGTTTTAGCAATTGTTGAAGGAAAAGAAATAACTGAAAAAGATGTTGATTTTTTATTAGCAGGTATTGGTCCTCAGCAAGCTATGCAATTTAACAATGAAGAAGGAAGAAAAAGATTGTTAGATGAATTAATTAACCAAGAAATGTTTTACTTAGAAGCTATAGAAAAAAGTTATGATAAAGAGGAAGCTTTTAAGCTTGAATTACAAAAGGCAAAAGAGAATATCTTAAAGCAAATGGCTATAAGAGAATTATTAGATAATATCCAAGTAACTGATGAAGAAGTCAAAGAATTCTACGAAGAACATAAAGAGCAGTTTGTTAGCCCTGAGAGTGTAAGAGCACAACATATATTAGTAAAAGAAGAAGATAAAGCAAAAGAAATACTTGCTGAGATTAAAGAAGGTTTAAGTTTTGAAGAAGCAGCTAAAAAATATTCCGAATGTCCATCAAAAGCTCAAGGAGGAGATTTGGGAGAATTCACCAAAGGTAAAATGGTTCCTGAATTTGAAGCAGTAGCATTTGAATTAGCAGTTGGTGAATTAAGTGATTTAGTTAAAACTCAATTTGGATACCATATAATAAAAGTAACTGATAAGAAAGAAAAAGGAACTAAGAACTTTGAAGAAGTTAAGAGTCAGATTAAAAATCAAATTTTAGCTATGAAACAAAATAAAGAATATTTAGATAAAACAAATAGTCTTAGAAGCAAGTTTAAATTCGAAGTTAAATAACAGACAGAACAAATGACTGCCTCAGAAATTTTGGGGCAGTCATTTTACCCTTATTATTCATATAACTTTAAATAATGTGCTGTTAAATCTGAATTAGATTCAGTAAATTCACACTCCGTCATTTGATGGGCATCTTATAATCATGAGCAGAGAACTAAAATCTGTGATTTTATGTGAATCGCTTACTCATTCGAAGAATGAGATTCATTATAAAAAGTATTTGATTTTTTATGAATAATCTGGATTTAAGTATATTAGCTTGTTAATGCAAATAACTTTCTGACAAATTGTTATTTGATTTTTGGGTTTTTAATCCATTAATTCATTCATGAAGTTTTGCTCGTCATTTTCTATAAGGTCTATTCCTCCTAATACTATATGAGCTAGACCGAATCCAACGATACCCCATGCTACTGATTGTGGAAGGACTTTTTTTGAAAAAAGACCTCCAGCCGTAACAGCTGTACCTAAAACAGTAGGTATTAAACCTTCCCTTATATGCATATACAATCCTCCTAAATAGGAATTTATATAAACAATCTACTTTGATTGTTATAATTATTTTTTCCTTAAAAGAGAATAATATTTATTTATTGATTGAGTTAAATAAAGGAATATTTTCTACTATTAAACTTAAAAAAATATAGAGATACAGTAATATTTCACTATAAATAACAAAAAATAATTATATATTATTCTGTAATTTCGATAATAATTATTAAATAGGCTATGAAATTTGCTTTTTATTTAGATAAAAATAATCAATATAAAGGATTTACCGAAAAAATAAAGAATTATTAAAAGTTAAAGTAGTGTTATTAATAAAAAATATTATATGAAAGAAGTTGTAAAATGAATATTCAAAATGAGACGAATGAAGATTTGAACTATTTTCCATACAAAACTTATTCTAGTTACCTCAAAGATAAATATGGAGTAAAAGTGTATAAGCTCCCTATTAATCTTCCGATTACATGTCCTAATAGGGATGGTACAGTTAGTGAAGGAGGATGTATATTTTGTGGGGCTGAAGGTGCTGCTTTTGAAAATCTTTCAAATATTATACCAGTAGCAGATCAGCTTAAACAAAACATGGATTATATAAAAAAAAGATATAAAGCTGAAAAGTTTATTGCATATTTTCAAAGCTTTACAAATACATATATGGATTTTGATATATTTAAAAAGTATATTAAAGAATCCATAATAGAAGATATTGTAGAGATATCAATTTCAACTAGACCGGATTGTATTAATGATAAAATACTTAAGTATTTGTTTGATATAAAAAGAGAATATAATGTTAATATTACAATAGAACTAGGTTTGCAGACAATTAACCATAAAACGTTGAAGCTTATAAATAGAGGACATACTTTAGCAGAATTTATAGATAGTGTTATTAGGATAAAAAAATATGGTTTTGAAATATGTACACATTTAATACTTAATCTACCTTGGGATGATATGGATGATGTTATTGAAAATGCTAAAATACTATCCGCTTTATCTATTGACTTTGTCAAATTACATTCACTATATATTGTTAAAGATACCCAATTAGCAAAGCTTTATCAAGAAAATAGTATAAATATGATGTCAAAGGACGATTATATAAATAGATTAATAAGATTTTTAAGGTACTTGAAATCAGATATTGTTGTTGAAAGATTATTAGGGAGAGCTCCAAAAGAAAACACAATATTTGTAAATTGGAACACGAGCTGGTGGAAGATAAAAGATGAAATAGTTGAAAAAATGATAGAAACGAAAGTAAAACAAGGTGATCTTTGTGATTATCTTAATGGTAAGGCTATTAAGAAATTTTATTAGATATTGTTTTTGTGATATGATAATAAAAGGCGGATTTTACTTATGCATTAATAAAAATCGAGGTGTAATATGGCAAATAGAATAAGGTTGGACAAGTATTTATCAAATTCGGGTTACGGTAGTAGAAAAGAAATAAAAAAACTTCTTAAAAATGGGAGTACAAAAGTCGACGGACAAGTAGTAAAAGATTCTTCATTTAAAGTTGAACCAGGTATTAATACTG
It encodes:
- a CDS encoding asparagine synthase yields the protein MHIREGLIPTVLGTAVTAGGLFSKKVLPQSVAWGIVGFGLAHIVLGGIDLIENDEQNFMNELMD
- a CDS encoding peptidylprolyl isomerase, yielding MDKNKVLAIVEGKEITEKDVDFLLAGIGPQQAMQFNNEEGRKRLLDELINQEMFYLEAIEKSYDKEEAFKLELQKAKENILKQMAIRELLDNIQVTDEEVKEFYEEHKEQFVSPESVRAQHILVKEEDKAKEILAEIKEGLSFEEAAKKYSECPSKAQGGDLGEFTKGKMVPEFEAVAFELAVGELSDLVKTQFGYHIIKVTDKKEKGTKNFEEVKSQIKNQILAMKQNKEYLDKTNSLRSKFKFEVK
- a CDS encoding HAD family hydrolase, with the protein product MKYKLISIDLDGTLLNDKKEISQEDIDTLQKLSDLGIEIIVATGRSYWSAKQFLKNSVLESVIMANNGNIVRNIINDEVILSKYLPNEDFYSLLKEGRKMDLYPIIHADHYQEGYDLIIELDKNHLKYSNYLNSTIDRYKKIENALNYNSGRILSVCYLSSVDVLEKFHNILINKYSGLYACHILKTLTKVGPMLEVMNPNGSKWNSIKEYALTKGIKSDEIISIGDDTNDLCMIKEAGLGIAMKNAHDDIKKYADKISGKTNNECGVSAVLTEIFGF
- a CDS encoding TIGR01212 family radical SAM protein (This family includes YhcC from E. coli K-12, an uncharacterized radical SAM protein.) — protein: MNIQNETNEDLNYFPYKTYSSYLKDKYGVKVYKLPINLPITCPNRDGTVSEGGCIFCGAEGAAFENLSNIIPVADQLKQNMDYIKKRYKAEKFIAYFQSFTNTYMDFDIFKKYIKESIIEDIVEISISTRPDCINDKILKYLFDIKREYNVNITIELGLQTINHKTLKLINRGHTLAEFIDSVIRIKKYGFEICTHLILNLPWDDMDDVIENAKILSALSIDFVKLHSLYIVKDTQLAKLYQENSINMMSKDDYINRLIRFLRYLKSDIVVERLLGRAPKENTIFVNWNTSWWKIKDEIVEKMIETKVKQGDLCDYLNGKAIKKFY
- a CDS encoding M18 family aminopeptidase; amino-acid sequence: MNKEQIFAQELIDFVSNSTCSFYAVKTIKQTLLKNNFVELDLKNSWDLEKEGKYFITKNDSAIIAFVVGNGEIERDGFKIVGAHTDSPSIKIKPNPESLKAGCLVLNTEPYGGPIINTWFDRPLSLAGRVALKSDDILNPEYRFIDFRRPLLMIPNLAIHFNRKVNEGVAINPQKELIPILSMIDDELNKDDYLLKMIAEELTVDVQDILDVELLTYEFEKGCLLGANEEFISCGRLDDLAMVHAGLEALVNSKPSRATNVLVCFDNEEIGSSTRQGANSPLLRNLLERITLELGKSKVEYLRCIENSFLISSDMAQAVHPNYAEKYDPSAQCIINKGPTVKISAKYSYSSDGDTISVFEQLCKKAQVPCQKFVNRSDERGGMTIGPITASNLGIRIVDVGNPMLAMHSIREFAGVYDHYYIKEVFKEFYNL